GGGCCCTTGGCTGGACAGCAGCCATTTCTGCGTACTTGAGGACCAGGCAGCTACTCTCAAGGTACTCTAACAGTGGCCAAAGCTGAGTCTGGAGAGCAAGCAAGCAGGCAGGGTGATTAACAGAAGCTGAGCTTCAGCAGGGCCCACAGCTCCTGGGGGAGAATGACAGGACTTATTTCATGGATCATTTGAAGAAAATCTCATTTCAGGCTTCAGTACTAACAATGGCTTAAGCCTAAGTTAAGTCCCCAACTGTTTTAAAGGATTCTTGGGTGTCTGAGGCTggatttcatcttttttgttttgtttctttgtttaagtTCAGGCCTCATTCTATTTTCTTAACCCAAAGTGCACTCCCATCTATTGCAGccctttcttattttccttgaACTCCTAATGTCAGGGAGCATAAAATTCAGATTTCCAGTCAGGACCTCTAAGAGTTTTCAGACCTCCAAAGTTTTGAGTTCTATAAGCAACCAAGCAGATGGCCAATACCAGTAAACACCTCTCACCTGGACTGTGGGACTGTCTTATCCACAAACAGGAAGATTGCCTTTTCAGAAGGAAGCTGGATCCTTTTCCTGATGATCCACATGAACTGAGCCACAGTGATGTCAGATGGAACCAGATACTTCCGCTTATCAATGTCAACAATCTGAGAGCCTGAGACTTTTTCCACAATCACCTGTGAAAGCAAAGAAAGGTCAGGAATGGATTTCTAATATGAGGCTCTGGTCTTGCATTGTTGAAGAGCTGATGAACAGTGTGTGGgcaaggaggtgggtgggaaacTGCGTAACATGAGAAAATATACCCCTGACTTAATAAACCACACACTCTGGAGGTTAAGAACTGATATAAATGTGCTACAGGGAAAAGGTAAGTGCTTTTCTGTGGTCAGTTATTGTACTTCTCATCCC
This Camelus bactrianus isolate YW-2024 breed Bactrian camel chromosome 9, ASM4877302v1, whole genome shotgun sequence DNA region includes the following protein-coding sequences:
- the GABARAPL2 gene encoding gamma-aminobutyric acid receptor-associated protein-like 2 isoform X2; the protein is MKWMFKEDHSLEHRCVESAKIRAKYPDRVPVIVEKVSGSQIVDIDKRKYLVPSDITVAQFMWIIRKRIQLPSEKAIFLFVDKTVPQSRSSGVPAAACLVLCGLGLCEF